The sequence GATGCCAGTTCCTCATGTTGATGTATGCTACTCAGCAATGATAGCCTCTGAGGAAGTTGCAATGCAGTGAAAATGACCGTAGTGCTTAATTCATGACTCAGCAGGATCTCATGACTCCCCATCATTAGACTTCACAAACATGTGTCGTCTGTGCGAATTGGGTGTGAATGGCTCATCCTGCTAATGTGGCTACGATAAGCACAGGAAGCATCTCTCAGAGAGATGAGAGGCTATGGGCCTGAGGTGGTGTGgtctgtatgtgtggtgtgttcaGTGTTTCAAAAGGCATATGATACTAATGCTCTCTCTGCCTTTCccctagcatctctctctctcagttcactGAACAGTTCTTGTCTCCTTTTACAGATCTTGAAGCGTGGTTGCCATGTCAATGACCGTGATGGACTGACAGACATGACCTTGCTCCACTATAGTTGCAAAGCCGGGGCCCATGGAGTTGGTGAGACTCTCAAACCTTGAACTGATTGTTCATTGCAAGTGTCTGATTTCTCAATAAATCTTTCATAAAATAAAGTGTTTTTAGCCTAAGATTCAATGCAGATTTACTGTAGTTTCCTACCAGTTTTGTCCATCTTGTGACCCCATCCAGGTGACCCTGCCGCTGCCCTCAGGCTGTCCAATCAGCTAATTTCCCTGGGGGCAGACGTCAGTCTCCGCAGCCGCTGGACCAACATGAACGCCCTGCACTACGCAGCCTACTTCGACGTGCCAGAGCTGATTCGCATTCTCCTCAAGGCCTCCAAACCTAGAGGTGAGTAGCATCAACACAACCCATGTAGCCTACCTAGCCAACTAACAACATAGTCTTGTCAGTTCTGGCATGCTCCTGTATGTCTGTGTTCCTCTATGTCCCTCCCCTCCCTAGACTTCCAATCAGAACTAACACTCCATCAAGCCCATACCAGCCCTGACCCAAGGACATTTCATTAACTCCTACATTGATTTCTCATTGCTCCTCCACACTGACCATTGAGTGGGGCTGTTTCGTCTCATTGTTATTCTCCTGTCTACGGACCATGTGGCTCAAACACCACACGAGGCTCCTAAGAGAAGAAGTTGGTAACGCTTTCAGAATAAAACAAAGATAATAGCCGTCTTTGGAAATCAAATTCAGATTGATTTGATCTGAACCTGGTTGTACTGTCTCTGTAGTACTGAATTCCACTTGCAGTGACTTCCACCATGGCACAGCCCTGCACATCGCTGCCTCCAACCTGTGTCTGGGATCAGTACAGTGCCTGCTAGAGCATGGAGCCAACCCCACTGTCAGGGTAAGAGCACTATTGACTGTCTAGACCTCTGTTCAGTATGTTTCTTTCTCATAGTAACTAACTACGgacatacagctgaagtcggaagtttacatacaccttagtcaaatacagttaaactcagtttttcacaattcctgacatttaatcctagtaaaaattccctgtcttcggtcagttaggataaccactttattttaagaatgtgaaatgtcagaatagtagtagagagagatttatttcagcttttatttctttcatcacattcccagtgggtcagaagtttacatacactcaattagtatttggtagcatggcctttaaattgtttaaacttgagtcaaacgtttaggttgccttccacaagcttcccacaataagttgggtgaattttggcccattcctcctgacaaagcaggtgtaactgagttaggtttgtcggcctccttgctcacacacgctttttcagttctgcccacaaattttctataggattgaggtcagggttttgtaatggccactccaatactttgactttgttgtccttaagccattttgctacaactttggaagtatgcttggggtcattgtacatttagaagacccatttgtaaccaagctttaacttcctgactgatgtcttgagatgttgcttcaatatacagtatccacaattttcctccctcatgaagctatctattttgtgaagtgccccagtccctcctgcagcaaagaacccccacttcatgatgctgccaccccgtgcttcacgggttaggatggtgttcttcggcttgcaagcctcccccttcacctccaaacataacgatggtcattatgggcaaacagttctatttttgtttcatcagaccagaggatattcctccaaaaagtacaatctttgtccccatgtgcagttgcaaaccgtagtctggctttttatggcggttttggagcagcggcttcttccttgctgagcggcctttcaggttatgtcgatataggactcgttttactgtggatatagatacttttgtacccgtttcctccagaatcttcacaaggtcctttgctgttgttctgggattgatttgcacgaaAGTACACTCATCTCTATGAGACAGTctgcttcctgagcggtatgacggctgcgtggtcccatggtgtttacacttgcgtactattgtttgtacagatgaatgtggtaccttcaggcgtttggaaattgctcccaaggatgaatcaaaattgtggaggtctacaatttgttttctgaggtcttggctgatttcttttgattttcccatgatgtcatgcaaagaggcactgagtttgaaggtaggccttgaaacacatccacaagtacacctccaattggctcaaattatgtcaattagtcaatcagaagcttctaaagccatgattttcaggaattttccaagctgtttaaaggcacagtcaactcagtgttgttacgtacgcctctaggaagagggaacgcaacaccctgctacaactcaactccctgtggagcgaaagaggtatgggactgtaggtgcgagtaaggatgacaaaggcaGAGAACTGACCATTTACTGGGAATTTATCCCATCAAAAGGTAattttggggaaaaggggctgaacggaaccaaagcaaatgtcaaagccccctctcctaccttacctgcctacccactacttacctaacttaacaccacctggtgcgctaaccaaaatacagggggtggtccgcccaggtcttaactagtgtgtatagacagtaaatACCACGGCTTATGTATGCCCGAGGCCTCTTGCCTCAGCACTCcttaggtgccttccccttcccccctgggaacaaaaacaTAGGTAAACTATTTCAATAATCATTAACACTGCCTCCTATGGGGAGACACATACCTTAAAAGCTACAAAGTACAAAAACCTGTCTCTTAGCAAAAACCAACACGGGACATACCAAATCTCTCTCCTAACAACAACCAACATAGGACACACTAATCATCTCTCGGCAACAACCAACATAggacataccaatcagctctattctctcagcaacaaccaacacaagaCACACTAATCATCTCTCTCAGCAACAACTAACATAGTACATACCAAATGTCTTTCTGAGAAACAACCAATATATGATCTAACCCTCAGCTCTTTCTAAGAAACAACCAATACAGGCTATCACCCTCAGCTCTCTCCtaacaaaggaacactggcttaTGTACAGCTGTAATGGGATACAGCTGTATCCTCTGATGAGAGAgcggggtcagctccaattagcaatggggctgaccaatcagctgcttgggggaatttcaggaagccatcctgaaacacacacatacaaaaaaacacaacacagaaactggggtacgtaacagtgtatgtaaacttttgacccactggaattgtgatacagtgagttataagtggaataatctatctgtaaacaattgttggaaaaaatacttgtgtcatgcacaaagtagatgtcctaaccgacttgccaaaactatagttaacaagaaatttgtggagtggttgaaaaacgagttttaatgactccaacctaagtgtatgtaaacttccgactccaactGTAAGTGCTGAAATTGAGTATGGCATATACACTCACCGGACAGCTTATTAGGTACACCAACCTGTCCATAAAAAttgatcgctcctacagacagtgagtcttgTGGCCTGCTCTATAAAGCAGGTAGAAAGGTATGggggcattcagttactgttcgattgaacgttagaacgGGCAAAACGAGTGACAAAAGCGTTactttgagcatggtatgatcgtcggtacCGGGATCAGGTATCTGAGAAACGGCCGCCCTCATGGGCTTTTCACACACaccagtgtctagggtttaccaacAATGGTGCGTCAatcaaaaaacatccagtcagccacagtcctgtgggcgaaaacagctcacCAATCAAAACAAATGAAatgatattggtcacatacacttttttagcagatgttactgcgggtgtagcgaaatgcttgggttcctagctccaacagtgcagtagtatctaacaattcacaacaatacacacaaatctaaaagttaaagaatggaattaagaaatatataaatatttgatagaggaatgtcggagtggcattgactaaaatacagtagaatagaatacagtatatacatatgagatgagtaaagcagtatgtaatcattattaaagtggccagtgattccaagtctatgtatatagggcagcagcctctaaggtgcagggttgtatacccgggtggaagccggctagggatggctggttaacagtctgatggccttgagatagaagctgtttttcagtctctcggtcccagctttgatgaaaatgtactgacctcgccttctggatgatagcggggtgaacagcccGTGGCTcgtgtggttgatgtccttgattaactttttggccttcctgtgacatcgggtgctgtaggtgtcctggtagtttgcccccggtgatgcgttgtgtagaCCGCACCatgctctggagagccctgtggttgaggggggtgcagttgccataccaggcggtgatacagcccgacaggaggctctcaattgtgtatctgtaaaagtttgtgagcgttttaggggccaagacaaatttcttcagcctcctgaggttgaagaggcgctgttgtgccttcctcaccacactgtctgtgtgggtggaccatttcagatcgtcagtgatgtgtatatCGAGGAaattgaagctttccaccttctccactgctgtcccgtcgatgtggataggggcttgCTCccgctgctgtttcctgaagtccacgatcagctcctttgttttattgatgttgagggagaggttattttcctggcaccactttcccagggccctcacctcctccctgtagtctgtctcgtcattgttggtaatcaggcctactactgttgtgtcgtctgcaaacttgatgattgagttggaggcgtgtatggccacgcagtcatggctgaacagggagtacaggagggggctgagcacgcacccttgtggggcccctgtgttgaggatcagcgaagtggaggtgttgtttcctacatttaccacctgggggcggcccgtcaggaagtcggacccagttgcacagggcggggttcagggcctctagcttaatgatgagcttgaagggtactatggtgttgaatgctgagctataatcaatgaacagcgactccactttgtctctgtactgacgttttgcctgcttgattgccttacggagggaataactacactgtttgtattcagtcatattcccagtcaccttgccatggttaaatgtggtggttctcgctttctatccacggtttctggtttgggtgggttttaatagtcacaatgggtacaacatctcctatacacttgcTGATGAACTCAGTGACCGTATCCGTGTATTTGCCCGATGTTATTCTCAGAgactacccggaacatatcccagtccacgtgatcaaaacaatctggaagcatggattccgattggtctgaccagcattgaataggccttagcacgggtactgctctttgagtttctgcctataggaagggaggagcaaaaggatgagagaggtcgaaggagaatagCAAGAATCGTGCATGCTATACTCTTCGAAAAAAGGCTTCCAAAAGGGTCcttcgactgtccccataggagaaccctttttggttccaggtagaatcctctGCAGAAACACAAtgggttctacctgcaaccaaaaagggttgttcaaagggttctcctatggagacagccgaataaccctttagGTTcgagatagcaccttttttttctaagagtataacAGGCGGGCAACAAACTGAGAAATAACGCTgcacaacagtggtgtgcagagcAGCATCTCCGAATGCACAACTCGTCGATTCTTGtcatggatgggctattgcagcagacgagcACACCGTTTTCCACTccatcagctaaaaacaagaagcagctccagtgggcacgtgatcaccaacactggacagttgaggagtggaaaaacattgcctagaAAATGACAGCGAattcagtttacttgagtggcctgcgcagtccccagacctgaacccaatagagcATCTTAGGGATGAGATGGAATGTGCTGTGCGCAGCATGAATGTACcgccgtccaatctgcagcaactgtgtGATGCCATAGCGTCAGCATGTACCGACATCCCTATGGAACGTTTCCAACATCTTGTAGAATGCTCAGAATAATTCAGGTTGTTCTGGAGGTAAAGGGGGGCccaacccggtactagatgggtgtacctaataaaataaaaattggttTGACATTAGATAGCGCTGGGGCTATTTAGGGACcatcaataaattacacaatgtaaatggcacaatattttcatgttgcacatattttagttgtctcattaaatgatttcaatatttgtatatgaatttctacaatttatagttggttaaGACATAGAGATTTGGAGCTATTGGCATTTTCAAATATTGTTCCGTgcacattgtgtaatttactgatggtccctaactagccccatagagctatcgaatgtcaaaccaaattgaccatggACATTATGATCAGGTCTCGTGCAGCTGTTCAACCAAATTGCTGATTacttgggtgctgccagctgtagGCATGTGGGCAGGATTGAAGTAAACCCAATCCAAGGAAAACTGTTGCAGTTACCTTCATTTCGTGACATACAATCTTTTCCCTATCATCTCGCAAATCTCAGTTTTGGACGAGACAAATTATCCTGTTTACACTTtgcagtcaattttgacactagaataaatgtttctggcTCATATCGAAGCCACATAGGCCATTTTCAAAATGGGAAGTTGCTTTCTAGGGGCAGTTGCTCTTTAAAAACACTGTTCAGATAAAAACAGATTCTGTCTGTTTTATGTGGGGATGACTTCTACACAAAACAGTAAAAATATGCCAATTTATTCCTcatgtctctttatctctctcggtctctctctccctccatgctcctctgtctctctctttctctctctctctctctctctctgacagaatGATAAAGGCCAGGGGCCGGCCGAGGTGGTCCCTGACCCCATGGACATGACTCTGGACAAAGCGGAGGCGGCCATGGTGGCCAAGGAGCTGAAGCAGCTGCTGCTGGACTCTGTGCCCCTCAGCTGCAACCTGCCCCGTGCCACTCTGCTCAACTACGACAACATCCCTGGCAACCTCATGCTCACCTCCATCGGCCTTAAACTGGGCGACCGTGTGGTGCTGGACGAcatgaaggtgtgtgtgttttgtcgggATTGGGAAGCAAAGGGTGAGAAATGGGAGCCTCAAAGATTTGAAACAGTGACTTTAAATGAACTGCAGAATATTGTGAGCACGTTTATGTGCATGAGACCATTTAAATGGCTTTCAATTATCTTTATCTTTTTTTTAAAAAGTGGCCAGTGTGAAGCATTCATCCTATATGGTGGAGCCCTGCTGCTTGTTATACTGTGTGAGAAGAGAACATGTGAATTCTAGCAAACATTTATTCCAACTTGTGTTAACACGTATAGCTCCCCAAAAAATCGAGCAGTGATGAAATTGACATCTCAGCTCTGCACCACCCGAAGCAGGTGGGTAGCCCTTCGACCTGTGTGTCTACTTGCGTAACTGAACACATTTAATTGTGTTTTCAGGTGTATTTCCATGACTGACTGCATTACTGACTGCACTAAATGATGTAGTCTCACTTGATGCATTCATTTGGCATTTACTCTGCATCACTCACTGCAGTGCAAATGCATTGGAAACCAATGTGTGGACTATGTGTATTTTTTTCTGTCTATAATGTGCAGCTGTATTGCACCTCTCACTGTGTtcaaacatacactacatgaccaaacgtatgtggacacctgctcatagaacatctcatttcaaaatcacgGGCATTAATATTGGGagggtctcccctttgctgctataacaacctgaagaggtgtccacacacttttgtatatatatatagtgtatgtcctACTGACCACAACATAACCACTTAAAACATGTTATTGAGTTGAGATGTGTAGACTACTCTACTAACCATAGCCTAGTATGTCAGTAGTCGAGTATGACAGAAAAACAGCAGATCAGTATGCTGCACTGGTCTAGAGAAGTCTGAGTGCTGTGGAGAAGTGTTGTTAACTATTTCATCTTGCCTGGTATTACCTTCAAGAATACAAATCATGTGGTTGTTTTCCCAATGGGCCCCTGTGGCGAGCAACAAGGTTATTTCAATTTGCTAGTAAAAATCCAATATAAACAACAGAGGTGAATGTCAGAGCTGATGTTGAATCCTGGGCCTCACACAGTCTCTCCTCCACAGACGGGCACCCTGCGCTTCTGTGGGACCACGGAGTTCGCCAGTGGCCAGTGGGTGGGGGTGGAGCTGGACGAGCCAGAGGGCAAGAACGATGGAAGTGTGGGAGGGGTGCGTTACTTCATCTGCCCCCCCAAACTGGGTAACCACCTGTtattgcttctacacctgcattgcttgctgtttggggttttaggctgggtttctgtacagcactttgatatatcagctgatgtaagaagggctttataaatacatttgatttgttatTTCACATAACCATtttgggatttttttatttaatctattGTTGAAGTGTGTCAAGATTCCCCTTGAGAAAAGAGCAAAGAGAAGACTTGATTTCATAACTTTTGTGTACAGGTAGTTTTCAGAAAAACAGCTGTGGTGAACCTGATTTGAGCTTGCAGCTTTTGTCAGTGTTTTCTCTAATCACTTCTATTGTCCTGAAGGTATCTTTGCTCCAGTGTCAAAAATCGCTAAAGCTGTTGAGAAGGCCCCCTCTGTCACCTCCACACCCAAGACACCCCGCATGGACTTCTCCCGCGTCACTGGAAAGAACAAGAAAGAAAAGAAGGaaataattgagagagagaaaggtttgctttgacaatgttaacatgtgtttcccatgccaatataaAGCCcttgatttgaattgaattgaaaggtaCAAGAGTCTTCCCATCAAGAGCCATTCCATTCATTCTGATAGGAGCACAGCACCTAAATAACACATGACTCATAGACGTTATAACacattattatatattatgtTAACGAACATTTGATTGATTTTCTCCGTCAGCTCTGAGGAAGAAGTCTATGTCCGTAGCCAGTCTGGACCCAGATGGGGTGAAGGTGGAACTTGGAGACCAGGTGCTGGTTGCTGGTGTGAAGCAGGGAATCATACGCTATTACGGAAAGACAGACTTTGCCCCAGGTAGGTCTGTTGTGAAATAAAGTCACTGCGACAATATTTAAAAGAAATGTTTGACATATGATTAGAAATGTTTAGTCAAGTTTAATGATtgacgatgtgtgtgtgtgtgtgtgtccaggttaCTGGTTTGGTGTGGAGCTGGAGAGTCCCACAGGAAAGCATGACGGGTCTGTTTTTGGTGTCCGCTACTTCAACTGCATGCCCAAGTACGGCGTCTTTGCACCCCCATCTCGCGTACAGAGGTAACATAACATCTACTTTAACACCTGGTTCAAAAAAGAACCCGAAAATAAAATAACGTAACAACTTTATTAATAAGAAAGCATTTTACAGTTACCTTGTGTAACCATGCTTATCAGTCATTCTCAGACGGAGAGCTAGACAATATACAACATGCTCTGTTGTGATTTGTAAAGGTTCATTCTGAACAG comes from Salvelinus alpinus chromosome 21, SLU_Salpinus.1, whole genome shotgun sequence and encodes:
- the LOC139547769 gene encoding CAP-Gly domain-containing linker protein 3-like isoform X2 is translated as MTKEQTAEVEEEAQPASEYQSPVHEPRKRPMVHPSAQAPLPKDYVFTFFDPNDPACLEILLDPSTTIPELFAIIRQWVPQVQHKIDLIGNEILKRGCHVNDRDGLTDMTLLHYSCKAGAHGVGDPAAALRLSNQLISLGADVSLRSRWTNMNALHYAAYFDVPELIRILLKASKPRVLNSTCSDFHHGTALHIAASNLCLGSVQCLLEHGANPTVRNDKGQGPAEVVPDPMDMTLDKAEAAMVAKELKQLLLDSVPLSCNLPRATLLNYDNIPGNLMLTSIGLKLGDRVVLDDMKTGTLRFCGTTEFASGQWVGVELDEPEGKNDGSVGGVRYFICPPKLGIFAPVSKIAKAVEKAPSVTSTPKTPRMDFSRVTGKNKKEKKEIIEREKALRKKSMSVASLDPDGVKVELGDQVLVAGVKQGIIRYYGKTDFAPGYWFGVELESPTGKHDGSVFGVRYFNCMPKYGVFAPPSRVQRMCGPKDGQSGDGTMVKKVHQVSMNQPKRKFNTVRSPKDITSENSMSRLLFCCWFPWMLRAEMQS
- the LOC139547769 gene encoding CAP-Gly domain-containing linker protein 3-like isoform X1, with amino-acid sequence MTKEQTAEVEEEAQPASEYQSPVHEPRKRPMVHPSAQAPLPKDYVFTFFDPNDPACLEILLDPSTTIPELFAIIRQWVPQVQHKIDLIGNEILKRGCHVNDRDGLTDMTLLHYSCKAGAHGVGDPAAALRLSNQLISLGADVSLRSRWTNMNALHYAAYFDVPELIRILLKASKPRVLNSTCSDFHHGTALHIAASNLCLGSVQCLLEHGANPTVRNDKGQGPAEVVPDPMDMTLDKAEAAMVAKELKQLLLDSVPLSCNLPRATLLNYDNIPGNLMLTSIGLKLGDRVVLDDMKLPKKSSSDEIDISALHHPKQTGTLRFCGTTEFASGQWVGVELDEPEGKNDGSVGGVRYFICPPKLGIFAPVSKIAKAVEKAPSVTSTPKTPRMDFSRVTGKNKKEKKEIIEREKALRKKSMSVASLDPDGVKVELGDQVLVAGVKQGIIRYYGKTDFAPGYWFGVELESPTGKHDGSVFGVRYFNCMPKYGVFAPPSRVQRMCGPKDGQSGDGTMVKKVHQVSMNQPKRKFNTVRSPKDITSENSMSRLLFCCWFPWMLRAEMQS